One Hordeum vulgare subsp. vulgare chromosome 4H, MorexV3_pseudomolecules_assembly, whole genome shotgun sequence DNA window includes the following coding sequences:
- the LOC123448159 gene encoding uncharacterized protein LOC123448159, with translation MVSASSLLLLPSSVRDLASCVVAACTTPSSTLVSSSASPSTLSVTVFYHATALLPGQSSPLHLRLTWTCSPLGPTLSFSPSASNSAVVLRRRRGTRSVSVDGAYADAASAQLVLFWDLTAARYDVSPEPHSGYYFVAVAGADVVLMAVGDLAAEFVEERFEGRIPKAAALTVPFARRERVVAPDPAAMHTARRVRFTEGGSDHEVSVGCSGGGGVEEEELWVSVDGKRAVQARRPRLNFRGNQTVFVDGAPVDVMWDLHGWWFREPPYGSAVVMLRARSALESRLWLEEEEVATAAPGFSLVLQAFKSRADGLSSAH, from the coding sequence ATGGTCAGCGCCTCcagcctgctgctgctgccgtccTCCGTGCGGGACCTCGCCTCCTGCGTCGTCGCCGCctgcaccaccccctcctccaccctcgtctcctcctccgcctccccctCCACGCTCTCCGTCACCGTTTTCTACCACGCCACCGCACTCCTGCCCGGCCAGAGCTCCCCCCTGCATCTGCGGCTCACCTGGACCTGCTCCCCGCTCGGCCCCACgctctccttctccccctccgccTCCAACTCCGCCGTGGTCCTCCGCAGGCGCAGGGGCACGCGCTCCGTCTCCGTTGATGGCGCCTACGCCGACGCTGCCTCCGCACAGCTCGTCCTGTTCTGGGACCTCACCGCCGCGCGCTACGATGTCTCCCCGGAGCCGCACTCTGGCTACTACTTCGTCGCCGTCGCCGGCGCCGACGTCGTGCTGATGGCCGTGGGCGACCTGGCGGCCGAGTTTGTCGAGGAGAGGTTCGAGGGCCGGATCCCAAAGGCGGCGGCCTTGACCGTCCCGTTCGCGCGCAGGGAGCGCGTCGTCGCGCCGGACCCGGCGGCAATGCACACCGCGCGGCGCGTCCGGTTCACCGAGGGCGGTTCGGATCACGAGGTAAGCGTAGggtgctccggcggcggcggcgtggaagAGGAGGAGCTGTGGGTGAGCGTCGACGGGAAGCGCGCGGTGCAGGCGCGGCGGCCGCGGCTGAACTTCAGGGGGAACCAGACCGTGTTCgtggacggcgcgccggtggacgTCATGTGGGACCTACACGGCTGGTGGTTCCGGGAGCCTCCCTACGGCAGCGCCGTGGTCATGCTCCGGGCGCGTAGCGCACTGGAGAGCCGGCTgtggctggaggaggaggaggtcgccacCGCCGCGCCGGGGTTCTCGCTAGTCCTCCAGGCCTTTAAGTCCCGCGCTGATGGGCTATCATCTGCCCACTGA
- the LOC123448164 gene encoding seipin-1 — translation MDPGPHNPSTYNHHHDYPFLPAAGAPTAGGDALLFLAIPAGWLIRLVAFLGERVISAVLTLVVLPVAALVGELRTVPAATASFARRAAVGVLAAAFTFAALAVALVASLLLGFVLIRHWVEDPVTVRQPLYFDYTEPQPSAAVALGSPAGHSVWVSMSLLLPDSDHNRQIGVFQIKAEAITPGGSTIASATQPYMLRYKSAPVRLAQSALTIVPLALGIRSESQSATLKLLHYWEGHARHRRTRLIRVSLQPRAMTVHLPQVYRAEITVQTALPWFKAVARSLKWTMCVWVSFCVYVILSLLAVCWVRPLALSAWDSHRGLLDHQVNEKTIDANLCGGDIGQSSHEGSSRGGALKWRDRRGSRRKSQQTMHGDMVELKLDEGSASSSAVADTDEVVDSDHGEPPAAPLFVSESC, via the exons ATGGATCCAGGGCCCCACAACCCGTCCACGtacaaccaccaccacgactACCCCTTCTTGCCGGCCGCCGGAGCGCCCACCGCTGGCGGCGACGCCCTTCTCTTCCTCGCCATACCGGCAGGCTGGCTCATCCGGCTGGTTGCCTTCCTCGGCGAGCGCGTCATCTCCGCGGTCCTCACCCTCGTGGTCCTCCCCGTCGCCGCGCTCGTCGGCGAGTTGCGCACCGTCCCTGCGGCCACAGCCTCCTTCGCCCGGCGCGCCGCCGTGGGCGTGCTCGCCGCGGCGTTCACCTTCGCGGCCCTGGCGGTCGCGTTAGTCGCGTCCCTGCTGCTCGGCTTTGTCCTTATCCGGCACTGGGTCGAGGACCCGGTCACCGTGCGCCAGCCGCTCTACTTCGACTACACCGAGCCGCAGCCGAGCGCCGCCGTGGCCCTCGGCTCCCCGGCGGGACACTCCGTGTGGGTGTCCATGTCGCTGCTGCTGCCCGACTCCGACCACAACCGTCAGATTGGCGTGTTCCAG ATCAAAGCAGAGGCCATCACTCCAGGTGGAAGCACCATTGCATCAGCCACCCAGCCATACATGCTGCGGTACAAGAGCGCTCCGGTGCGGCTAGCGCAGTCCGCGCTAACAATCGTGCCGCTCGCCTTGGGCATACGCAGTGAGAGCCAGTCGGCGACGCTGAAGCTGCTGCACTACTGGGAAGGCCACGCCCGTCACAGGAGAACACGGCTCATCAGAGTCTCTCTGCAGCCAAGAGCCATGACAGTGCACCTGCCCCAGGTGTACAGAGCAGAGATCACCGTGCAGACTGCGCTTCCATGGTTCAAGGCCGTGGCGCGCAGTTTGAAATGGACAATGTGCGTGTGGGTATCCTTCTGCGTCTACGTTATTCTCTCCCTGCTCGCCGTCTGTTGGGTCCGGCCACTAGCCCTGTCTGCATGGGACAGTCACAGGGGGTTATTGGATCATCAAGTCAATGAGAAGACAATTGATGCTAATCTGTGTGGAGGAGATATAGGCCAGAGCTCACATGAGGGATCATCAAGAGGTGGTGCCCTCAAGTGGAGGGACAGGAGAGGCAGCAGGAGGAAATCACAGCAAACGATGCATGGCGACATGGTTGAGCTCAAGCTCGATGAGGGCTCGGCTTCTAGCTCTGCAGTGGCTGACACTGATGAAGTCGTCGATAGCGATCATGGGGAGCCACCTGCTGCTCCATTGTTCGTGTCCGAGTCCTGTTAG
- the LOC123448161 gene encoding E3 ubiquitin-protein ligase EL5-like: MVSASTVLTLLGFCASVLFIVFVCSRLVCALTRRVRRGRRPSPPLPRFPPVAVRAGHSFHIPLDRLGHTAGGGGVDPAAVAAFPTRAFSAAGCPRGDAADASAMCVVCLAEYEDDDVLRVLPYCGHDFHVACIDIWLNQHSTCPVCRVSLRNDPGRNHAAPPLPTAVIVIPPCSPEVPRSDPCRCLFSGRGHSPTTSSQVLTNEPGQANQIQVVCHPSADHGYNPASSEVGSPGENNNQTVKLNIEGPGARSMLP, encoded by the exons ATGGTGTCGGCGAGCACGGTGCTCACGCTGCTGGGCTTCTGCGCCAGCGTCCTCTTCATCGTCTTCGTGTGCTCCCGGCTCGTCTGCGCCCTCACCCGCCGCGTGCGCCGCGGCCGCCGCCCCTCGCCGCCTCTCCCCCGCTTCCCACCCGTCGCGGTCAGAGCGGGTCATTCCTTCCACATTCCGTTGGACCGCCTGGGCCACACCGCTGGAGGGGGAGGGGTCGATCCCGCCGCCGTAGCCGCCTTCCCAACCCGCGCCTTCTCCGCCGCCGGCTGCCCCCGCGGCGATGCGGCGGACGCCTCCGCAAT GTGTGTCGTCTGTCTTGCAGAGTACGAAGATGATGACGTACTCCGTGTTCTTCCTTACTGCGGCCACGATTTCCACGTGGCCTGCATCGACATCTGGCTAAACCAGCACTCGACATGTCCTGTCTGTAGAGTTTCCCTGCGGAACGACCCTGGCAGAAATCACGCCGCGCCGCCTCTGCCAACCGCAGTGATAGTAATTCCCCCATGCTCCCCTGAAGTGCCAAGATCTGATCCATGCCGCTGCCTGTTCTCCGGCAGAGGGCATTCGCCAACGACATCGTCACAGGTTCTTACAAACGAACCTGGCCAGGCGAATCAGATTCAGGTAGTATGCCACCCATCGGCGGATCATGGATACAATCCGGCGTCATCTGAGGTTGGCTCTCCTGGTGAGAATAACAACCAAACGGTGAAGTTGAACATAGAGGGTCCTGGCGCTCGTAGCATGCTGCCATGA